In Haloarchaeobius amylolyticus, the genomic window AACTCGTGTCGACAAAACGGTTGATCATCCGGAACGTCACTGGTGGATCATCGCCCACGGTCTATTAGAAAACACCGACCCCCCTCTCCGGGACCACGCAGATATCTTTGATTTTCTGATTGCTCTCAACCTAAGCACAGAGGATCCAGTATTCTTCTCCCAGAACCCCGGTCAAGTGACTGGAGGCGCATATTCTTACAATAGAGGAGCACTAGACTACCGAGACGACCTCTCGCCAGGAAACATCGCTACGGCATTACTCGGGTTGAACGAGATACCAGATAAAATCAAGATTACGGGCGACGTGATATCGGTCTACGAAGACGTGAGAGAATACAGGTCAAAGCAAATTGAGACAGATGCCGAGATGGATCTTCGTGTTGCCCTCCACATGTACGACGACGCACTATCCTCTGATATTTGGACAGCTATGACAAATTTGTATTTCGTCTGTGAGAACCTACTCTCCTCTGGGAGACGTGGCGATAAAGATCAGCGCATCGCGGACAGCACAATCCTGAGCGTGGATGACGCTGAGGCTTGGCGTGAAATGGTGAACAGAATCAAGCATCCCGACAAGGGAGAGAAAATTGAGGGACTACTTAACCAAGACGATCTGGAGGTTCCCACTTTGAGAAGAATGAGAACCGCTACAAATACCGTTCTTAAGGAATCCATGAACGAGACTACTACATAGATGCTATTTTCGATGGAACAACAGGACGGACATTGTCATCACTCCGTATCTCAATGCTAAAGGCTTGGAGGTGGTTTGGATTTTCGTCTGTCATAAGCGGACGATCTTCTTCATTTGACATCCTCCCAGTCCAAGCGACTGGGATTCCCCAAAGGGGAGTTTGAAGTTGCACGTTTCCTCGGACCACAGGTACGCTTTCGCGTGGGCCGTCGTTGGTTGCCACCGAATTGTGACCGACGGTGTGCGTTCCAGTGCGTACAGCCGTGTCAATACGGCCTTCCTCTCTGCATCCAGCAGACAATTGAGGCGGGGTTTTCAGCCCGCGAGGTAGCACGAATTTCGTCAGCTGAACTGTTACGTCGTGCATGGTTCTCCCTTTCTGCTCGCAATGTTCTCTGCGGCGTTCAAATCGGCGTGCCGACCACGACCACAGTTTGGACAGGAGAAATGGTCAGCGGACCGATTCCCAGTAGCTCCACACGCCGAACATCGTTGGCTGGTATACGATGGATCAACTTTCTCGACAGGGATTCCCTCCACTGCGGCTTTGTAGATGATGAACCGCTGGAGTTGGCCGAAGGGCCACGAATGAACTCCGGGCCACGGACACCGTTCTTGGATTCCGTCTAGGTTCTCAATTCGGAGTACTGGATCTTCGAATTGAGCCGTGAACTCAACGAGGCGTCGAGAGAGCGTGTGGTTCAAAGTCGTCATCCGACGATGTTCTTTCTTACCTACACGGTTGAGTGCGCGAAGCGCACCCGCTTCCTGCAGCGACTCGCGTAGGGAACGATACTTACGTCGAAGATATTTCGCCTCGCGACCAGAGACAAGGAGAGATTCATCCTCTGTGGGGGCGACAGCAGCGAGAATATGCCGCTCGCCGATATCGACCCCAACAGGAGTTTTCCCCTCCAATGGCTTCTCCTGAGTGACAGTGAATGAACAGTACCACTCGCTACCCCGGCGGTAGACCTGAAGAAGTGATTTCTTTAGTTCACCGGCTAGTAGCT contains:
- a CDS encoding transposase, whose translation is MTTSTITTKFHNPSWARRRGWQRASHLYAETKQWLIDGWESGELVQSITSAGIENGLYAVIQSQAIREAKSEYSKDGAVQYNNSIPFGINNQNWEVDQTENGTVVIGFPCISRWWYTPIAVYDEIEDVLQQLLAGELKKSLLQVYRRGSEWYCSFTVTQEKPLEGKTPVGVDIGERHILAAVAPTEDESLLVSGREAKYLRRKYRSLRESLQEAGALRALNRVGKKEHRRMTTLNHTLSRRLVEFTAQFEDPVLRIENLDGIQERCPWPGVHSWPFGQLQRFIIYKAAVEGIPVEKVDPSYTSQRCSACGATGNRSADHFSCPNCGRGRHADLNAAENIASRKGEPCTT